In Pseudofrankia saprophytica, one genomic interval encodes:
- a CDS encoding aldo/keto reductase, whose translation MTAVMHGVRVLEVAEHTFVPAASALLSDWGAEVIKIEHVERGDAMRALAATGVAVVPTSANVLLEHSNRGKRSLGLDLGSEAGREILYRLAASCDVFLTNKLPAVRSYDPTSPFMQGTVSTAAERAAPARFEAVDALRSIADQAGITLTTLALAFVSSHPAITSTIIGPRTARHLDDALDAADVELGGDVLDAIDKIVPPGVDLPDIDHFTQYPSLLPAARRRPPHLPA comes from the coding sequence ATGACTGCGGTGATGCATGGTGTGCGAGTGCTTGAGGTCGCCGAACACACCTTCGTTCCCGCCGCCTCCGCGCTCCTCTCCGACTGGGGCGCCGAGGTCATCAAGATCGAGCATGTCGAACGTGGTGACGCGATGCGCGCCTTGGCCGCTACCGGTGTCGCGGTCGTGCCAACGTCAGCGAATGTCCTCCTCGAACACTCGAACCGCGGGAAACGAAGCCTGGGCCTGGATCTTGGGTCGGAGGCGGGCCGCGAGATCCTCTACCGCCTCGCCGCGAGCTGCGACGTCTTCCTCACCAACAAGCTGCCGGCGGTGCGCAGTTACGACCCCACCAGCCCCTTCATGCAGGGAACGGTCAGCACGGCCGCCGAACGCGCCGCCCCCGCCCGCTTCGAGGCTGTGGATGCCTTGCGAAGCATCGCCGACCAGGCGGGAATCACCCTCACAACGCTGGCACTCGCCTTCGTCTCCAGCCATCCTGCCATCACGTCGACGATCATCGGACCGCGCACGGCGAGGCACCTGGACGACGCACTCGACGCAGCGGACGTCGAGCTCGGCGGAGACGTCCTCGACGCCATCGACAAGATCGTTCCACCCGGCGTCGATCTCCCCGACATCGACCATTTCACTCAGTATCCGTCGCTGCTGCCCGCGGCTCGCCGCCGACCACCACACCTCCCTGCGTAA
- a CDS encoding mycofactocin-coupled SDR family oxidoreductase — translation MGKLDGKVAFITGAGRGQGRSHAIRLASEGADIIAIDICQDIPTVNYEMASAEDLAQTVKEVEALGRGIVAVKADVRIKEQLKAALEAGIVRFGRVDIVCANAGILPMNDRTLIEGFIDGVDVDFVGAHNTVAVVAPHLRAGASIIITGSCAGLMKNTTEAMGKTGGVGYSFAKRLGFQYVETLALQLAPHNIRLNAVHPTNVNTRLLQNDDIYRAFRPDLVAEGKTPTREDAEAVFPGMQPMPIPYIEPGDVSALVLFLASEDSRYVTGLNIRLDAGSMLKGERAI, via the coding sequence ATGGGTAAGTTAGACGGCAAGGTGGCCTTCATCACCGGCGCAGGCCGTGGTCAGGGGCGTAGTCACGCCATCAGGCTGGCGAGCGAGGGTGCGGACATCATCGCGATCGACATCTGCCAGGACATTCCGACCGTCAACTATGAGATGGCGAGTGCGGAGGATCTGGCGCAGACCGTCAAGGAGGTCGAGGCGCTTGGCCGCGGCATCGTCGCGGTCAAGGCCGACGTGCGGATCAAGGAGCAGCTGAAGGCCGCGCTGGAGGCGGGCATCGTCCGTTTCGGCAGGGTCGACATCGTCTGCGCGAATGCCGGCATCCTGCCGATGAACGACCGCACCCTCATCGAGGGCTTCATCGACGGCGTGGACGTCGACTTCGTCGGCGCGCACAACACGGTCGCCGTCGTCGCCCCTCATCTGCGGGCCGGCGCCTCGATCATCATCACCGGTTCTTGCGCGGGCCTGATGAAGAACACCACCGAGGCGATGGGCAAGACCGGCGGGGTCGGGTACTCGTTCGCGAAGCGGCTGGGCTTCCAGTACGTCGAGACGCTCGCGCTGCAGCTGGCGCCGCACAACATCCGGCTGAACGCGGTGCACCCGACGAACGTCAACACCCGGCTGCTGCAGAACGACGACATCTACCGCGCGTTCCGCCCGGACCTCGTCGCCGAGGGCAAGACGCCGACCCGCGAGGATGCGGAGGCGGTCTTCCCGGGCATGCAGCCGATGCCGATCCCCTACATCGAGCCGGGCGACGTCTCCGCCCTGGTGCTGTTCCTGGCCAGCGAGGACTCCCGCTACGTCACCGGCCTCAACATCCGGCTCGACGCCGGCTCGATGCTCAAGGGCGAACGCGCGATCTAG
- a CDS encoding enoyl-CoA hydratase-related protein produces the protein MTDKALVDVERRGRVLVVTMRRESKRNAVDRAMADALDAAFNLLEDGDELWAGVLAATGPVFSAGSDLRAGGDYATARGGEYGLVRRPRRKPLVAAVDGPALGGGLELVLACDLVVASTSATFGLPEVARGLVPTCGALFRGPRGLPANLARQLILTGEPITAARAYEVGFVNELVGPGQAAERAAALAERICRNSPVAVRACLAAVNELTTDEDRAGWSATASATDALRTSADPEEGIRAFLERRSPVWTGR, from the coding sequence ATGACGGACAAGGCGCTGGTCGACGTCGAGCGGCGCGGGCGGGTGCTCGTGGTGACGATGCGGCGAGAGTCGAAGCGCAACGCGGTCGACCGAGCCATGGCCGATGCGCTGGACGCCGCGTTCAACCTGCTCGAGGACGGCGACGAGCTGTGGGCCGGGGTCCTCGCCGCCACCGGGCCCGTCTTCAGCGCCGGCAGCGATCTGCGGGCCGGCGGCGACTACGCCACCGCGCGCGGTGGCGAGTACGGCCTTGTGCGCCGGCCGCGGCGCAAGCCGCTCGTCGCGGCAGTGGACGGCCCGGCGCTCGGCGGCGGGCTGGAGCTGGTACTGGCGTGCGACCTGGTCGTCGCGTCGACGTCGGCGACGTTCGGGCTGCCCGAGGTCGCGCGTGGGCTCGTCCCCACCTGCGGGGCGCTCTTCCGCGGCCCGCGCGGCCTCCCCGCCAACCTCGCCCGCCAGCTCATCCTCACCGGCGAACCGATCACCGCCGCCCGGGCATACGAGGTCGGCTTCGTCAACGAGCTCGTCGGGCCAGGTCAGGCGGCCGAGCGTGCCGCCGCGCTGGCCGAACGGATCTGCCGCAACTCCCCGGTCGCCGTCCGCGCCTGCCTGGCCGCTGTCAACGAGCTGACCACGGACGAGGACAGGGCCGGCTGGTCCGCCACCGCCTCGGCCACCGACGCTCTCAGGACCTCCGCCGACCCCGAGGAGGGCATCCGGGCCTTCCTTGAGCGCCGCTCCCCGGTCTGGACCGGGCGCTGA
- a CDS encoding NAD(P)-dependent oxidoreductase — MSRIAILHPGQMGAAVGWALVGSGHDVTWLPAGRSASTRRRADAAGMRESVDLRDRDVVLSICPPAAAAETARTVAGFSGLYVDANAISPGTASGVAAVVQARGATYVDGGIIGPPPEQPGTTRVFLSGERAGDVAAIFRGTHIEAVVLNGDNTAASALKMTYAAWTKITAALLISARRVAKRHGVDEALAAEWARSQPELATRHAAALDAAAHKGWRWEEEMRQIARTFAEAGEPAGFGDAAAQQFGGWPRPANS, encoded by the coding sequence GTGAGCCGCATCGCGATTCTTCACCCGGGGCAGATGGGCGCGGCGGTGGGCTGGGCGCTGGTCGGCTCCGGCCACGACGTGACCTGGCTGCCAGCCGGACGAAGCGCGAGCACGCGCCGTCGCGCGGATGCCGCGGGGATGCGCGAGTCGGTCGACCTGAGGGACCGCGACGTTGTCCTGTCCATCTGCCCACCCGCTGCCGCGGCGGAGACCGCCCGGACGGTTGCTGGCTTCTCTGGGTTGTACGTGGACGCCAACGCGATCAGCCCGGGCACCGCTTCCGGCGTCGCAGCGGTGGTTCAGGCCCGCGGAGCCACGTATGTCGACGGCGGGATCATCGGGCCGCCACCGGAGCAACCCGGGACCACCCGCGTGTTCCTGTCCGGGGAGCGAGCCGGGGACGTCGCCGCGATCTTTCGCGGCACCCACATCGAAGCTGTCGTGCTGAACGGCGACAACACGGCCGCGTCGGCGCTGAAGATGACCTATGCGGCGTGGACCAAGATCACTGCGGCCCTGCTGATCAGTGCCCGCCGCGTCGCGAAGCGCCACGGTGTGGACGAAGCACTCGCGGCAGAGTGGGCGCGCTCTCAGCCTGAGCTCGCCACACGCCACGCCGCCGCGCTCGATGCGGCAGCCCACAAGGGGTGGCGCTGGGAGGAGGAGATGCGCCAGATAGCTCGCACGTTCGCCGAGGCGGGAGAGCCAGCCGGCTTCGGCGACGCGGCTGCTCAGCAGTTCGGCGGATGGCCCCGCCCGGCCAACTCCTGA
- a CDS encoding TetR/AcrR family transcriptional regulator — MSRSDVEQMRRPLRRDAREHRDKLLAAAQREFAAHGVDASLEKIARDAGVAIGTLYRHFPTRLDLLMAAFQPRLQEFLDGANKALEMNDPWEGFVYYLEHLFGMQAGDRGFNDFLSRRFTDSAETERIHDEMCQQIVDMLTRAQEAGEARRDITLADIVNLIWSNGRIIEATSATAPNAWRRYLHLMLDAYRAERAHPIPEPPMTYEQLYDAMVHLSEAQ, encoded by the coding sequence GTGAGCCGCAGCGACGTTGAGCAGATGCGAAGGCCCCTGCGCCGTGACGCCCGGGAGCACCGAGACAAGCTCCTCGCCGCGGCGCAGCGCGAATTCGCCGCACACGGCGTGGATGCCTCCTTGGAGAAGATCGCACGCGACGCTGGCGTTGCCATCGGCACCCTGTACCGCCACTTCCCAACCCGCCTGGACCTGCTCATGGCCGCCTTCCAGCCCCGGCTTCAGGAGTTCCTCGACGGGGCCAACAAGGCCCTGGAGATGAACGACCCGTGGGAAGGGTTCGTCTACTACCTGGAGCACCTGTTCGGCATGCAGGCGGGAGACCGGGGTTTCAACGACTTCCTCTCCCGCCGCTTCACCGACAGCGCCGAGACCGAGCGCATCCACGACGAGATGTGCCAGCAGATCGTGGACATGCTCACCCGGGCCCAAGAAGCCGGCGAGGCTCGCCGCGATATCACCCTGGCCGACATCGTCAACCTCATCTGGTCGAACGGCAGGATCATCGAGGCCACCAGCGCCACGGCGCCCAACGCCTGGCGGCGTTACCTCCACCTCATGCTCGACGCCTACCGGGCTGAGCGGGCACATCCGATCCCCGAGCCGCCGATGACGTACGAGCAGCTGTACGACGCCATGGTCCATCTCAGCGAGGCGCAGTAG
- a CDS encoding MFS transporter, which translates to MSTMEPSGAQAPQRPAEAVGAHLAASPDPHDERRWMALGVLVIAQIMILLDATVVNVALPSAQADLGFSDASRQWVITAYVLAFGSLLPLGGRLGDALGRKTMFIVGLLGFAIASAAGGAAPNIGTLIAARAVQGGFAAVLAPAALSLITVIFTDLKDLNKAFGIFGAVSGSAGAVGLLLGGLLTDYVDWRWCMYVNIVLAVAGIIGGLTLLHNSAEPDKPRLSVSSTVVGSAAIFGLVFGSAKAQTDGWGSAVTLTPLIAGGLLLAGFVVLQKVARHPLIPLRVVADRNRGAAYLTLFLANAAVFALFLFLTYYFQGVLGYSPIMTGVAFLPMMAAIAVVATLTQGVLLRRLTMRVIVAAGLIASGAGAALLTQAGAGSPYATWVLPGLVLVGTGIGSAAVVAVAVGQLGVDPRDAGTAGALNNVSQQLGSALGVALISTFVATATSHYLTRHGSTAVVDATVHGFTVGYWWAAGVFWAAAVLCSALIRGGTRLHHEAGQPEPLDEIAGGLI; encoded by the coding sequence ATGAGCACTATGGAGCCCTCCGGGGCGCAGGCGCCTCAGCGGCCCGCGGAGGCCGTCGGGGCGCACCTGGCCGCTTCGCCCGATCCCCATGACGAGCGGCGCTGGATGGCCCTGGGTGTCCTCGTCATCGCCCAGATCATGATCCTGCTGGATGCGACCGTCGTGAACGTTGCCCTGCCCTCGGCGCAGGCCGACCTCGGCTTCTCCGACGCCAGCCGCCAGTGGGTGATCACCGCCTACGTGCTGGCCTTCGGCAGCTTGCTTCCGCTGGGAGGCCGGCTGGGCGACGCGCTCGGCCGCAAGACCATGTTCATCGTGGGACTGCTGGGGTTCGCGATTGCCTCCGCTGCCGGCGGCGCGGCCCCGAACATCGGCACGCTGATCGCCGCCAGGGCCGTCCAGGGCGGGTTCGCCGCAGTTCTCGCGCCGGCGGCGTTGTCGCTGATCACGGTGATTTTCACCGACCTCAAGGACCTGAACAAGGCGTTCGGGATCTTCGGTGCAGTGTCCGGCAGCGCCGGCGCCGTCGGCCTGCTGCTGGGCGGGCTGCTGACCGACTACGTGGACTGGCGCTGGTGCATGTACGTCAACATCGTCCTCGCGGTCGCCGGGATCATCGGTGGCCTCACGCTGCTGCACAACTCCGCCGAGCCCGACAAGCCCAGGCTTTCCGTGTCGAGCACGGTCGTCGGCTCGGCGGCGATCTTCGGGTTGGTCTTCGGGTCGGCCAAGGCCCAGACCGACGGCTGGGGCTCGGCGGTCACACTGACCCCGCTCATCGCCGGCGGTCTCCTACTGGCCGGCTTCGTCGTGCTCCAGAAGGTCGCCCGCCACCCGCTCATCCCGCTGCGGGTGGTCGCCGACCGCAACCGTGGTGCCGCCTACCTGACGCTCTTCCTGGCGAACGCGGCGGTGTTCGCGCTGTTCCTGTTCCTGACCTATTACTTCCAGGGCGTGCTGGGCTACTCGCCGATCATGACCGGCGTCGCGTTCCTGCCGATGATGGCGGCGATCGCCGTGGTCGCCACGCTGACCCAGGGCGTGCTGCTGCGGCGCCTGACCATGCGGGTCATCGTCGCCGCCGGCTTGATCGCCTCCGGTGCCGGAGCCGCACTGCTGACCCAGGCCGGTGCGGGCAGCCCGTACGCGACCTGGGTGCTGCCCGGGCTGGTCCTGGTCGGGACCGGCATCGGGTCGGCCGCCGTCGTGGCAGTCGCGGTCGGGCAGCTGGGTGTCGATCCGCGCGACGCTGGTACGGCGGGGGCGCTCAACAACGTCTCCCAGCAGCTCGGCTCGGCGCTCGGCGTCGCCTTGATCAGCACCTTCGTCGCCACCGCCACCAGCCACTACCTGACCCGCCACGGCAGCACTGCCGTCGTCGACGCAACCGTGCACGGGTTCACCGTCGGCTACTGGTGGGCCGCTGGCGTCTTCTGGGCCGCTGCCGTCCTCTGCAGTGCCCTGATCCGCGGCGGCACCCGGCTCCATCACGAGGCCGGCCAGCCCGAGCCCCTCGACGAGATCGCCGGCGGACTGATCTGA
- a CDS encoding SDR family NAD(P)-dependent oxidoreductase, whose translation MPKLDGKVAVITGATSGMALATAKLFVAEGAHVFITGRRKDKVDEAVTAIGHNVTGVQADSGNLNDLARLAETVREHHGRVDVLFASAGVGSVSDPLGSITPDSFDTLVAVNFRGTVFTVQYLLPLMSDGASVILNGTTSATKGIPGAGVYSASKAAVRSLARTWAAELKDRGIRVNVISPGSIDTALFSTVTPEFREQITSAIPLGRLGTSEEIAATALFLASPDASFITGANLVVDGGFSQV comes from the coding sequence ATGCCCAAGCTCGACGGCAAGGTCGCAGTGATCACCGGAGCGACGTCTGGGATGGCGCTAGCAACGGCCAAGCTGTTCGTGGCCGAAGGCGCACACGTGTTCATCACCGGACGACGCAAGGACAAAGTGGACGAGGCGGTCACCGCCATCGGCCACAACGTAACGGGCGTGCAGGCGGACTCAGGAAATCTGAACGACCTTGCCCGCTTGGCCGAGACCGTGCGGGAGCATCACGGACGAGTCGACGTCCTGTTCGCCAGCGCCGGAGTCGGCTCGGTATCCGACCCGCTGGGCAGCATCACCCCGGACTCGTTCGACACGCTCGTGGCCGTCAACTTCCGGGGCACCGTGTTCACCGTTCAATACCTGCTGCCGTTGATGAGCGACGGCGCGTCGGTCATCTTGAACGGCACGACCAGCGCGACCAAGGGCATCCCCGGCGCCGGGGTGTACTCGGCCAGCAAGGCAGCCGTTCGCTCACTCGCGCGCACCTGGGCTGCGGAGCTGAAGGACCGCGGCATCCGGGTAAACGTCATCAGTCCCGGCTCGATCGACACCGCGCTCTTCAGCACCGTCACCCCGGAATTCCGGGAGCAGATCACCTCCGCCATCCCCCTAGGACGGCTGGGGACCAGTGAGGAGATCGCGGCCACCGCGCTGTTCCTCGCCTCTCCGGACGCCAGCTTCATCACCGGCGCAAACCTGGTCGTCGATGGCGGGTTCAGTCAAGTCTGA
- a CDS encoding NADPH-dependent F420 reductase: MSGISFVGLGGMARAIAARAVEGGNAVEVIGRDQAKAKDLAAALGGGATAGTFGAAPAGDIVILAVPYASAAQVLAQYGDALAGKVVIDISNTFNADATALVTPDGTSGAQEIAKAAPASAHVVKAFNTVFGHVLAQGGPLDVLIAGDDADAKASVSAFIESLGLRPLDAGDLAAARWLEAAGPLLMGLASHGAGFNISLGVNVPD, translated from the coding sequence ATGAGTGGCATCAGCTTCGTCGGCCTGGGCGGCATGGCCCGCGCCATAGCCGCCCGCGCGGTCGAGGGCGGCAACGCCGTCGAGGTCATCGGCCGCGACCAGGCCAAGGCCAAGGACCTGGCCGCCGCCCTCGGCGGCGGCGCGACGGCCGGGACATTCGGCGCCGCGCCGGCCGGCGACATCGTCATCCTCGCCGTGCCCTACGCCAGCGCCGCGCAGGTCCTCGCCCAGTACGGGGACGCACTGGCCGGCAAGGTCGTCATCGATATCTCGAACACCTTCAACGCCGACGCCACCGCGCTGGTCACCCCTGACGGCACGTCCGGCGCGCAGGAGATCGCCAAGGCCGCCCCGGCCAGCGCGCACGTCGTGAAGGCGTTCAACACCGTCTTCGGCCACGTCCTGGCCCAGGGCGGCCCGCTGGACGTGCTCATCGCCGGCGACGACGCGGACGCCAAGGCGAGCGTGTCGGCGTTCATCGAGAGCCTCGGGCTGCGCCCGCTGGATGCCGGCGACCTGGCGGCGGCGCGCTGGCTGGAGGCGGCGGGCCCGCTGCTGATGGGCCTGGCCAGCCATGGCGCAGGGTTCAACATCAGCCTCGGCGTCAACGTCCCGGACTGA
- a CDS encoding LLM class flavin-dependent oxidoreductase, whose translation MPDYGHPLRFATFISPANSPARRPVELAQHSERLGFDFVTFQDHPYQSSFLDTWTLLSWVAARTERIGVSANVLNLPLRQPPAVLARAAASLDLLSGGRTSLGIGAGFYWDAVQAAGGRRLTPLQGVAALGEAIDVIRGIWDADVPGTLNADGEFYKVHGAERGPAPAHEIPIWLGAHKPRMQDLVGRKADGWLPSLPVMEPGGLPKGNAIIDDAARAAGRDPREITRLLNIFPDQQTPEALAQMTLQDGVSIFILASDDLDVLERFAAESIPAVREHVARGRK comes from the coding sequence GTGCCTGACTACGGCCATCCTCTGCGTTTCGCAACGTTCATCTCTCCCGCCAACTCCCCGGCGCGCCGTCCGGTCGAGCTGGCGCAGCACAGTGAGCGGCTCGGTTTCGACTTCGTCACCTTCCAGGATCATCCCTACCAGTCGAGTTTCCTCGATACCTGGACCCTGCTGAGCTGGGTGGCAGCGCGGACCGAGCGGATCGGCGTGTCCGCCAACGTGCTGAACCTGCCGCTGCGCCAGCCCCCCGCCGTGCTCGCCCGCGCGGCTGCCAGCCTCGACCTGCTCTCCGGTGGACGGACGAGCCTCGGGATCGGGGCCGGCTTCTACTGGGACGCCGTGCAGGCGGCCGGCGGACGGCGGCTGACCCCGCTGCAGGGCGTGGCGGCGCTCGGCGAGGCCATCGACGTGATCCGCGGGATCTGGGACGCCGACGTGCCCGGCACCCTCAATGCCGACGGCGAGTTCTACAAGGTCCACGGCGCCGAGCGCGGACCCGCGCCCGCACACGAGATCCCGATCTGGCTCGGCGCCCACAAGCCGAGGATGCAGGACCTGGTGGGACGCAAGGCCGACGGCTGGCTACCGTCGCTGCCGGTCATGGAGCCCGGCGGCCTGCCCAAGGGAAACGCGATCATCGACGACGCCGCACGGGCCGCGGGCCGCGACCCCCGCGAGATCACCCGTCTGCTCAACATCTTCCCGGACCAGCAGACCCCGGAAGCACTGGCCCAGATGACCCTCCAGGACGGCGTCAGCATCTTCATCCTGGCCAGCGACGACCTGGACGTGCTCGAACGCTTCGCCGCCGAATCGATACCCGCCGTACGCGAACACGTCGCCCGGGGACGCAAATAG
- a CDS encoding GNAT family N-acetyltransferase: MTHAPAADRPELYLEAFVTSRPHAGREVGRHLLAAVIREANSRGAEQLRADCWAGGDGRLVRYHEQQGFTSAETFHIGTWAGQLLVLPLTPRH; this comes from the coding sequence ATCACTCACGCGCCGGCCGCCGACCGGCCTGAGCTCTACCTCGAAGCATTCGTGACCTCCCGTCCGCATGCGGGCCGTGAGGTCGGCCGGCATCTGCTCGCTGCGGTCATCCGCGAGGCAAACTCCCGCGGCGCCGAACAACTGCGGGCTGACTGCTGGGCCGGCGGCGACGGACGACTCGTTCGCTACCACGAGCAGCAAGGCTTCACATCGGCCGAGACCTTCCACATCGGCACCTGGGCCGGACAGCTACTCGTACTCCCGCTCACCCCAAGGCACTGA
- a CDS encoding maleylpyruvate isomerase N-terminal domain-containing protein, whose product MPVSTCPGWTLTQLLRHVARGPRWAAAIVRTRSREAIDPRGVSGGRPPADRVGVLAWFQEGPRPAAFRKILTSSSNSAIRT is encoded by the coding sequence GTGCCGGTCTCGACCTGCCCGGGTTGGACCCTCACCCAGCTTCTGCGTCACGTCGCTCGCGGTCCGCGTTGGGCCGCGGCGATCGTGCGGACCCGGTCTCGGGAAGCGATCGACCCGCGCGGGGTTTCCGGTGGCAGGCCGCCGGCGGACCGTGTGGGCGTGCTCGCCTGGTTTCAGGAAGGTCCGCGGCCCGCGGCCTTCCGCAAGATCTTGACCTCGTCCTCCAACTCGGCGATCCGCACCTGA
- a CDS encoding MarR family winged helix-turn-helix transcriptional regulator: MPTEPTWLSPREDRAWRAFMHAHHQLAVRLRRHLLEDSGLTEADYEILAVLSEHATGSLPARELCALLQWEKSRLSHQTRRMQEHGFIVRETNPADARSSMIRLLPAGRRAIEDAAPQHVRNVRRHFIGLLTAAELDILAALNERILGHLAEDPFPEHSTPDEPALSP, translated from the coding sequence ATGCCGACGGAACCGACCTGGCTCAGCCCCCGTGAAGACCGCGCCTGGCGGGCCTTCATGCACGCGCACCACCAGCTCGCCGTCCGTCTGCGCCGGCACCTGCTGGAGGACTCCGGACTGACGGAGGCCGACTACGAAATCCTCGCTGTGCTCTCGGAGCACGCCACGGGCAGCCTGCCCGCTCGGGAACTGTGCGCCCTGCTGCAGTGGGAGAAGAGCCGCCTCTCCCACCAGACCCGGCGCATGCAGGAGCATGGGTTCATCGTCCGGGAAACTAACCCAGCCGATGCCCGCAGCTCCATGATCCGCCTCCTGCCCGCTGGACGCCGCGCCATCGAGGACGCCGCGCCCCAGCACGTGCGCAACGTCCGCCGGCACTTCATCGGCCTGCTCACCGCCGCCGAACTCGACATCCTCGCCGCCCTCAACGAACGGATCCTGGGTCACCTCGCCGAGGACCCGTTCCCCGAACACTCCACCCCAGACGAACCCGCGCTCTCGCCCTGA
- a CDS encoding NADPH-dependent F420 reductase, whose translation MKFGMIGAGTVSRAIAGHVVKAGHDVVFSNSRGPGTLDAVVDAFGPRASAGTVAEAGAADFVVLAVRWTRVRDAVGNLPTRDGRIVIDATNQWASLTPTFVADHLEIGGSELVASLIPGAHVIKAFDNMYGPYIAADPVTDAGRRILFYAGDDGTSKDLFRSVVEDFGFAPVDLGPLEMGRLMQVDGGPLSGLHAVREDRLPQMVDASSNQP comes from the coding sequence ATGAAGTTTGGAATGATCGGCGCGGGAACGGTCTCGCGCGCCATCGCCGGCCACGTGGTCAAGGCCGGTCACGACGTGGTCTTCAGCAACAGTCGCGGTCCGGGCACCCTCGACGCCGTCGTCGACGCCTTCGGTCCCCGCGCGTCGGCCGGCACCGTCGCCGAGGCGGGAGCCGCGGACTTCGTCGTGCTCGCCGTGCGCTGGACACGGGTGCGCGACGCGGTAGGCAACCTGCCCACCCGCGACGGCCGGATCGTTATCGACGCCACGAACCAGTGGGCCAGCCTGACCCCCACCTTCGTCGCCGACCACCTCGAGATCGGAGGCAGCGAACTGGTCGCCTCACTGATCCCCGGCGCCCACGTCATCAAGGCCTTCGACAACATGTACGGCCCCTACATCGCCGCCGACCCCGTCACCGACGCCGGCCGCCGGATCCTCTTCTACGCCGGCGACGACGGGACCTCGAAGGATCTCTTCCGCTCCGTTGTCGAGGACTTCGGATTCGCGCCCGTCGACCTCGGCCCACTTGAGATGGGACGCCTGATGCAGGTGGACGGCGGACCGCTGAGCGGACTGCACGCCGTCCGAGAAGACCGCCTCCCGCAGATGGTTGACGCATCATCTAACCAGCCGTAA
- a CDS encoding YceI family protein, which translates to MSDTAEAISDLTGEYVIDPARTRIGFVAHAMVTKVRGSFTEFAGTVRLDEEIPANSSAQIVIKAHSIDTGNADDRHPRPPDSPTRADHSALLGATHHRP; encoded by the coding sequence ATGTCCGACACCGCCGAGGCCATTTCCGATCTCACCGGCGAGTACGTCATCGACCCGGCCCGCACTCGCATCGGCTTCGTGGCTCACGCCATGGTGACGAAGGTCCGCGGCTCGTTCACCGAGTTCGCGGGCACGGTCCGCCTCGACGAGGAGATCCCGGCGAACTCGAGCGCGCAGATCGTGATCAAGGCGCACAGCATCGACACCGGCAACGCCGATGACCGTCATCCCCGGCCTCCCGACAGCCCAACCCGAGCAGATCACTCCGCTCTACTGGGAGCTACACACCACCGACCGTGA
- a CDS encoding winged helix-turn-helix transcriptional regulator, with the protein MEPGERDAVSCHALTPVFALLGKRWSGLIIGTLLAGPARFSEISKLVPGVSERMLSGRLNELVAAGLVAREVIEGPPVGVRYRLTARGEALRPALAELERWATEHLIAGTADAPPCSRAEPVEL; encoded by the coding sequence ATGGAGCCGGGCGAGCGGGACGCGGTGAGCTGTCATGCGCTCACGCCGGTGTTCGCGTTGCTCGGGAAGCGGTGGAGCGGTCTGATCATCGGCACGCTGTTGGCTGGGCCGGCGCGTTTCTCGGAGATCTCCAAGCTGGTGCCCGGTGTCAGTGAGCGGATGTTGTCGGGGCGGCTGAATGAACTCGTCGCGGCCGGTCTGGTGGCCCGTGAGGTGATCGAGGGCCCGCCGGTCGGTGTCCGCTACCGGCTCACGGCCCGCGGGGAGGCGCTGCGCCCGGCGCTGGCGGAGCTCGAACGCTGGGCGACCGAACACCTGATCGCCGGCACCGCCGACGCCCCGCCCTGTAGCCGGGCAGAGCCGGTGGAACTGTAG